A portion of the Lolium rigidum isolate FL_2022 chromosome 1, APGP_CSIRO_Lrig_0.1, whole genome shotgun sequence genome contains these proteins:
- the LOC124655089 gene encoding serpin-Z1-like: protein MANATNHVDAVSDQAALSVRLLARLRKNKNLAFSPLSFHAMLSLLAAGASAAARDQIVSFLGPAGAEAHAALASKVASRVLAAAETRYATSVWVEASLHLSPAFAAAAAITYKAEVRPATFKDRPKKAAAEINQWVARSTGGLVKDILSKAKPLDPSTRLVLANTVRFRGNWQDAFSQDLTAEGTFYIDADPGHAVRVPFMTGSSDHELLRVGVHPGFKVLCMPYRRRSSSSFAMYIYLPDARDGLPGLVRALGANPAKLLHRSVVPVEGFTVGKLKIPKFEVSVRMEARPILEGLGLDLPFLSSAEPFSEMLGPPAPPVALASMVHQCFLSVDEKGTVAAAATVADDEGCDWSDDPRVNFVADHPFLFFLMEEFTGVVLFAGQVVNPLLH from the coding sequence ATGGCGAATGCCACGAATCACGTCGACGCCGTGAGCGACCAGGCTGCACTCTCCGTGCGCCTCCTCGCCAGGCTCCGCAAAAACAAGAACCTGGCCTTCTCGCCGCTCTCGTTCCACGCCATGCTCTCCCTTCTCGCCGCCGGCGCCTCAGCCGCCGCGCGCGACCAAATCGTTTCCTTCCTGGGCCCGGCGGGCGCCGAGGCACACGCTGCGCTCGCCTCCAAGGTGGCCTCCAGAGTCCTCGCCGCGGCCGAGACCCGCTACGCCACGAGCGTCTGGGTGGAGGCATCGCTCCACCTCAGCCCGGCcttcgccgccgcggccgccatcaCGTACAAGGCCGAGGTGAGGCCAGCTACCTTCAAGGACAGGCCCAAAAAAGCGGCCGCCGAGATCAACCAGTGGGTCGCGCGCAGCACCGGCGGCCTCGTCAAGGACATCCTGTCCAAGGCCAAGCCGCTGGATCCCTCCACGCGGCTCGTCCTCGCCAACACGGTACGGTTCCGCGGCAACTGGCAGGACGCCTTCTCCCAGGACCTCACCGCCGAGGGCACGTTCTACATCGACGCCGATCCAGGCCACGCCGTCCGCGTGCCCTTCATGACGGGCAGCTCCGACCACGAGCTGTTGCGGGTCGGTGTCCACCCCGGCTTCAAGGTCCTGTGCATGCCCTACCGCCGACGCTCATCCTCCTCGTTCGCCATGTACATCTACCTCCCGGACGCCCGCGACGGCCTGCCGGGCCTCGTGCGCGCGCTCGGCGCCAACCCGGCCAAGCTCCTGCACCGTTCGGTGGTGCCGGTGGAGGGGTTCACCGTGGGCAAGCTCAAGATTCCAAAGTTCGAGGTCTCCGTTAGGATGGAGGCCAGGCCGATCCTTGAGGGCCTCGGGCTGGACCTGCCGTTCCTCAGCTCCGCCGAGCCCTTCTCCGAGATGCTGGGTCCGCCGGCGCCACCTGTCGCCCTAGCGTCCATGGTCCACCAGTGCTTCCTCAGCGTCGACGAGAAAGGGACGGTGGCGGCTGCAGCCACGGTGGCAGATGATGAGGGGTGTGACTGGTCTGATGATCCTCGTGTCAACTTCGTCGCCGACCATCCCTTCCTCTTCTTTCTCATGGAGGAGTTCACTGGCGTTGTGCTCTTCGCAGGCCAAGTTGTCAACCCTTTACTCCATTGA